A single window of Mustela erminea isolate mMusErm1 chromosome 4, mMusErm1.Pri, whole genome shotgun sequence DNA harbors:
- the DEFB113 gene encoding beta-defensin 113, translated as MKILCIFLTFLFTVSCGPSVSQKKTKEDTEKKIECYLVRGACKTSCNTWEYIYNYCSTEPCCVVREYQKPVLEPVNTTGDKL; from the exons ATGAAGatactttgtattttcctgacTTTCCTCTTCACTGTGTCTTGTGGTCCATCAG tttcacagaaaaaaacaaaagaagatacagagaaaaaaatagaatgttacCTTGTTCGTGGTGCTTGCAAGACTTCATGCAACACTTGGGAGTATATATACAATTACTGCAGTACAGAGCCCTGCTGTGTTGTGCGGGAATACCAAAAGCCAGTTCTTGAACCTGTCAATACCACAGGGGATAAACTGTAA